A single Panthera tigris isolate Pti1 chromosome A3, P.tigris_Pti1_mat1.1, whole genome shotgun sequence DNA region contains:
- the PRELID3B gene encoding PRELI domain containing protein 3B isoform X2, producing the protein MKIWTSEHVFDHPWETVTTAAMQKYPNPMNPSVVGVDVLDRHIDPSGKLHSHRLLSTEWGLPSIVKSLIGAARTKTYVQEHSVVDPVDRTMELKSTNISFTNMVSVDERLIYKPHPQDPGKTVLTQEAIITVKGVSLSSYLEGLMASTISSNANKGREAMEWVIHKLNAEIEELAASARGSIRTPMAAAAFVEK; encoded by the exons ATGAAGATCTGGACTTCAGAGCACGTCTTTGA CCACCCTTGGGAAACCGTTACAACAGCTGCAATGCAGAAATACCCAAACCCTATGAACCCGAGTGTGGTTGGGGTGGACGTACTGGACAGACATATAGATCCCTCTGGAAAGTTGCACAGCCATAGACTTCTCAGCACAGAGTGGGGACTGCCTTCCATTGTGAAATCT CTTATTGGTGCAGCAAGAACAAAAACGTACGTGCAAGAACATTCTGTAGTTGATCCCGTAGACAGAACGATGGAACTTAAATCTACTAAT atttcatttacaaatatgGTTTCAGTAGATGAGAGActtatatacaaaccacatcctCAGGACCCAGGAAA AACTGTTCTGACTCAAGAAGCCATAATCACCGTGAAAGGAGTCAGTCTCAGCAGTTACCTTGAAGGACTAATGGCGAGTACGATATCTTCAAATGCTAATAAA ggccgAGAAGCGATGGAATGGGTGATACATAAGTTAAATGCCGAGATCGAAGAATTGGCGGCTTCGGCGAGAGGGAGCATAAGGACACCGATGGCAGCGGCGGCATTTGTAGAGAAGTGA
- the PRELID3B gene encoding PRELI domain containing protein 3B isoform X1: MKIWTSEHVFDHPWETVTTAAMQKYPNPMNPSVVGVDVLDRHIDPSGKLHSHRLLSTEWGLPSIVKSLIGAARTKTYVQEHSVVDPVDRTMELKSTNISFTNMVSVDERLIYKPHPQDPGKTVLTQEAIITVKGVSLSSYLEGLMASTISSNANKGREAMEWVIHKLNAEIEELAASARGSIRTPMAAAAFVENFYRWEILTLDTTGQLQSENVSPIL; encoded by the exons ATGAAGATCTGGACTTCAGAGCACGTCTTTGA CCACCCTTGGGAAACCGTTACAACAGCTGCAATGCAGAAATACCCAAACCCTATGAACCCGAGTGTGGTTGGGGTGGACGTACTGGACAGACATATAGATCCCTCTGGAAAGTTGCACAGCCATAGACTTCTCAGCACAGAGTGGGGACTGCCTTCCATTGTGAAATCT CTTATTGGTGCAGCAAGAACAAAAACGTACGTGCAAGAACATTCTGTAGTTGATCCCGTAGACAGAACGATGGAACTTAAATCTACTAAT atttcatttacaaatatgGTTTCAGTAGATGAGAGActtatatacaaaccacatcctCAGGACCCAGGAAA AACTGTTCTGACTCAAGAAGCCATAATCACCGTGAAAGGAGTCAGTCTCAGCAGTTACCTTGAAGGACTAATGGCGAGTACGATATCTTCAAATGCTAATAAA ggccgAGAAGCGATGGAATGGGTGATACATAAGTTAAATGCCGAGATCGAAGAATTGGCGGCTTCGGCGAGAGGGAGCATAAGGACACCGATGGCAGCGGCGGCATTTGTAGAGAA CTTTTATCGATGGGAAATCCTTACTTTGGATACCACGGGGCAGCTGCAGTCTGAAAATGTATCTCCCATTTTGTAG
- the PRELID3B gene encoding PRELI domain containing protein 3B isoform X3, whose protein sequence is MKIWTSEHVFDHPWETVTTAAMQKYPNPMNPSVVGVDVLDRHIDPSGKLHSHRLLSTEWGLPSIVKSLIGAARTKTYVQEHSVVDPVDRTMELKSTNISFTNMVSVDERLIYKPHPQDPGKTVLTQEAIITVKGVSLSSYLEGLMASTISSNANKGREAMEWVIHKLNAEIEELAASARGSIRTPMAAAAFVEK, encoded by the exons ATGAAGATCTGGACTTCAGAGCACGTCTTTGA CCACCCTTGGGAAACCGTTACAACAGCTGCAATGCAGAAATACCCAAACCCTATGAACCCGAGTGTGGTTGGGGTGGACGTACTGGACAGACATATAGATCCCTCTGGAAAGTTGCACAGCCATAGACTTCTCAGCACAGAGTGGGGACTGCCTTCCATTGTGAAATCT CTTATTGGTGCAGCAAGAACAAAAACGTACGTGCAAGAACATTCTGTAGTTGATCCCGTAGACAGAACGATGGAACTTAAATCTACTAAT atttcatttacaaatatgGTTTCAGTAGATGAGAGActtatatacaaaccacatcctCAGGACCCAGGAAA AACTGTTCTGACTCAAGAAGCCATAATCACCGTGAAAGGAGTCAGTCTCAGCAGTTACCTTGAAGGACTAATGGCGAGTACGATATCTTCAAATGCTAATAAA ggccgAGAAGCGATGGAATGGGTGATACATAAGTTAAATGCCGAGATCGAAGAATTGGCGGCTTCGGCGAGAGGGAGCATAAGGACACCGATGGCAGCGGCGGCATTTGTAGAGAA gtga
- the ATP5F1E gene encoding ATP synthase subunit epsilon, mitochondrial translates to MVAYWRQAGLSYIRYSQICAKAVRDALKTEFKANAEKTSGSTVKIVKVKKE, encoded by the exons ATGGTGGCGTACTGGCGACAGGCCGGACTCAG CTACATCCGATACTCGCAGATTTGTGCAAAAGCAGTGAGAGATGCGCtgaagacagaattcaaagcaaatgCCGAAAAGACTTCTGGCAGCACCGTAAAAATTGTGAAAGTGAAGAAGGAGTAA